The proteins below come from a single Oncorhynchus gorbuscha isolate QuinsamMale2020 ecotype Even-year linkage group LG12, OgorEven_v1.0, whole genome shotgun sequence genomic window:
- the LOC123991603 gene encoding LOW QUALITY PROTEIN: hairy/enhancer-of-split related with YRPW motif protein 2-like (The sequence of the model RefSeq protein was modified relative to this genomic sequence to represent the inferred CDS: deleted 2 bases in 2 codons), whose translation MKRPCEDSTSDSDMDETIDVGSENNYSGHSNGSFIRCGSPTTTTQVMARKKRRGIIEKRRRDRINNSLSELRRLVPTAFEKQGSAKLEKAEILQMTVDHLKMLQATGGKGYFDAHSLAMDFMSVGFRECLTEVARYLSSVEGLDSSDPLRVRLVSHLSTCASQREAAAMTSSMAHHQQALHPHHWAAAFHPFPTTFLQQNGLPSSDSAASRLSVEVPQRGSALLTATFSHTDSSHRAPSNGSVAPCVPPLSTSLLSLSATVHAAAAAAAAAQTFPLSFPGGFPIFTPHSVSSTSSMVASAVSPSISTTSTSQQSRDRESSSSKPYRPWGTEVGAF comes from the exons ATGAAGAGGCCTTGTGAGGATAGTACTTCTGACAGCGACATGGATGAAACTATTGATGTCGGCAGTGAGAATAATTATTCTGG GCACAGCAATGGATCATTTATTAGATGTGgctccccaacaacaacaacccaaGTTATGGCAAGAAAAAAACGAAGAGGG ATCATCGAGAAGCGAAGGAGGGATCGAATCAATAATAGTTTATCAGAGTTACGTCGACTTGTCCCAACTGCATTTGAAAAACAA GGTTCAGCCAAATTAGAGAAGGCAGAAATATTGCAGATGACAGTGGATCACCTAAAGATGCTGCAGGCCACTGGCGGTAAAG GATATTTTGATGCCCACTCCCTGGCCATGGACTTCATGAGTGTGGGCTTCAGGGAGTGTCTGACGGAGGTGGCCAGATACCTGAGCTCTGTGGAGGGATTAGACAGTAGCGAC CCCCTGCGTGTGCGCCTGGTCTCCCACCTCAGCACCTGCGCCTCCCAGAGG GAGGCGGCTGCCATGACCTCATCTATGGCACACCACCAGCAGGCGCTCCACCCTCACCACTGGGCCGCCGCCTTCCACCCCTTCCCCACCACCTTCCTCCAGCAGAATGGACTGCCCTCCTCAGACAGTGCCGCCAGCAGACTGTCTGTGGAGGTGCCCCAGCGTGGCTCGGCCCTCCTAACGGCAACCTTCTCCCATACCGATTCCTCTCACAGGGCGCCCTCTAATGGCAGCGTGGCGCCCTGCGTCCCCCcgctctccacctccctcctgtcGCTCTCGGCGACTGTTCACGCTGcggccgctgctgctgctgcggccCAGACTTTTCCCCTGTCATTCCCTGGAGGATTCCCCATCTTCACACCTCACAGTGTGAGCAGCACATCGTCTATGGTAGCTTCAGCTGTGAGCCCCTCCATATCGACCACATCCACCTCACAgcaaagcagagacagagagagcagcagcagcaaaccATACAGACCTTGGGGAACAGAAGTAGGAGCCTTTTAA